A window of Mesotoga sp. Brook.08.105.5.1 genomic DNA:
CAGCAACTTTCTTCAAGAAGTCTTTAACTGGTAGTGTGCAGAAATCCATTTTAATAACCCCCCCAATTATCATTTGATTCTCCAGTCACTATCTTTATACCAGAACTTGTACCTATCCTGTTTGCGCCGGCGACTATCATTTTGAGAGCATCTTCTCTTGACTTGACACCTCCGGAGGCCTTTACTCTGCATTTGTCACCGACCACAAATTTCATAAGCGAAACATCTTCTATAGTTGCTCCACCTGAGGAGAAACCGGTAGAAGTCTTCACGAAAGCGGAACCTGCCTCTCTCGAAATAACGCAGCCAGCGATCTTCTCTTCTACGGTCAACAAACAAGTTTCCAAAATCACCTTAACAGGTTTTCCATGAGCCGATTCTACCACTTTAACTATGTCATCAAAAACGGTTTCGTACTCTCCAGCCTTCAGAAGGCCCACGTTGATCACCATGTCAAACTCGTCTGCCCCATTGTCAGAGGCCCATGAAGCTTCGAAAACTTTTGCTTCACTTGACATCTGTCCCAAAGGAAATCCCACAACAACCGTCTTTTTTACATCACTTTCTGCGAGCAACTTAGTTGCCAAAGGAATGTATCCGCTATTCACACAGACACTCCAGAACTCATAACGCATAGCTTCTTCACAAAGCTTTCTTACCATTTCTGGTGTTGCGTCGGCCTTCAGAAGAGTATGGTCGATGAATCTCGAGACATTTAGTTTATCGGGCAGTTCTCTAACAACAGGGGAGTATTCTTCCTTGTATCTCCTGATTTCGTTCCTAACTGATTCTTTAATCATCGCATCACCTTTCCTTCTCTCACTCTTTTTGAAATCTCAAAGCTCCAAATCATTTGAAATTCCCTGCATAGCTCTTAAGGAAAGAGAGAGAAACTCCGGAAGGGAAATTCCAAATTCTGAACAACTTGCCATTTGCTCCCTGCTTGCGCCCTTAGCAAACGACTTCTCCTTGAATCTGTTCAAGAGGAATTCGACATCAATATCGACAAGTTGGGTTCCTTTTCTGATAAGGACGGCAGCTACTATGAACCCTGTCACAGGGTCGGCTGCATAAATGGCTTTCTCAATAAGTGACTCCCTCTCCTTCTTATCACAGTGCGCTAGAATAGCATCTTTCACTTCGTTGGGAAGATCCTTTCCTTCAAGCATCTGCACGGACTTGTTACCGTGTTCATTGAAATTATCCTTTGTGAATTCGTAGTCAAGATCATGGAGAAGCCCTGCCATAGCCCAAACATCTCTATCCTGTTCCAGCTTTTCAGCCAGAGCTTTCATTACCGCCTCAGTAGCAAGTACGTGCTTAATTAGATTCTTTGAATGTATGTTGTTTCTTATAAGAAGCATTGCCTCTTCTCTCGAAATCATTATGCGCCACCTCCGCTGTGAAGACCTTTCCTGCTGCAAAACTATAGTATCTGCCGCTTCCTATTATAACGTGATCCAGCATCTTAATTCCGAGAGTTTCTCCAGCGTTTCTAATCCTAGAGGTAATGCCTTCGTCCTCTTTGCTGGGAGATGGATCACCGGAGGGGTGATTATGGACGAGGATTATTGCTGCGGCAGTTCTGCTGATGGCGGGTTTGTAGACCTCTCTGGGATGAAGAAGGGAAGAATCCAGAATTCCTATGCTCACAGTGTTGAGACCTCTGTAGTTCAGTTTGGTATCTAAAGAAATCACTCTTACTGTCTCCCTATCCATGAAGGCCATATCATGGCAAAGACAGTAGACACCCTCCGGTTCGTCAAGACGTACCCTTGTATTTTCCGACATTTCTCTGAAGATTCTCTGCCCTAGTTCAAGAGAGGCTTTCAGACACACGGCTTTTGCTGTGCCGAGGCCTTTGATATTCATGAGTTCAGATACCTCAGCAGAAAGAAGCGCAGTCAACGAACCATAGTAGTTGAGAAGCTCTTCACTCATCTGAATTACACCTTTGCCTTTGCTTCCTGTTCTCAGCAGAATTGCTATTAGTTCACTATTGGTGAGAGAGCCGGCACCGTATTCTATCAGTTTCTCCCTTGGCATCAATTGGGTGTCCATTTTATTCTACCCCCCGCGAATGAAGCTCCTGCCATAGCCTTCCAACTGGTAATCCCATCACATTGTAAAAGTCTCCTGAGATGCATTTCACGAAGAGTGCGCCGTAATCCTGTATTCCGTATGCGCCGGCTTTGTCCAGAGAGATGCCGCTTTCCGCATACTCTCGCAAAACTCTCTCAGGTACTTCTCTGAAAGTGACTTCGGTCTCTTCAATAAACTCGAAGGCGATCTTCTCGGAAACTACTGACAGTGATGTGTATACTGAGTGAGTTTTTCCTGTAAGGGACGAAAGCATCCTGAACGCCTCATCAACAGAACTTGGTTTTCCAAGCACAAATCCATCTAGCACAACTACTGTATCTGCTCCCACAACTATTGAATCGGGACGTCTGAGATAGACGTTTTGGGCCTTTCTGTGAGATAGCTCCGAAAGCTCAGCTTCGGAGTATCTCTCAGAGAGATTCTCTTCAACTCCTTCGGGAGGGACGATCTCAAAGGGGATTCTTAGTAGCCGAAAGAGCTCTTTTCTTCTGGGAGAAGATGAACCTAATATCAGTCTTGCCAAAGAGTATCACCAATCCTTCGAATGACTTCAAATGCAATATAAGCATTGATTACTGCCGATATCGATCCAAGAAGCAACATGTAAGGGTAAAGAAAAACGATCTCAAAGCTTTTCACAACTATCGTTGAAGCAACCAGCAATTGAGTGAAATTATTGACAGAAGCACCGACAAGGCTGATTCCTATCAAGCCGAATTTCTCTGTTTTGCTAAGTAGCCACATAACTGAGGCCGATGTAGAAGCTCCCGAAATCCCCATCAAGAATCCAGGTGTTGCTAGTCTTCCTGTTAAGAGGCTGCCTATGAAGGTTTTCCCAATAGAAATGGCGATAACGTCTTTGAATGGCATTCCTGATAGAGCTAATAACAAGACAAGATTTGAGAAGCCCCATCTTCCGCCTGGAACTGGCAAAGGAAAAGGTATGAGGGTTTCTAGAAGATAAAGTACAGAACCTATCGCTATTAACATCGATAGTGTGGTTACTCTTCTTGCCTCCATTACTACTCCATCTTCGTGACAGGTGACAAACCCGCGCCGAAATTTTTCTGCGGACAAATTTGCCGGTTGCACAAGGGATTTCACCTAGATATTTTGAAAAAAAGCCTCACTGCGTTATCACATCGATGTCGCTTATGCCTGAAGGAATTCTTATGATTATCTTGTTTGGAACGCATACAATCGGTATATTCGGCTTGTCTATCGCACCCTGTGAAACACATAGTTTTTCTGGGCAATCGGAATCTACAACTGAGATCCTTCCGCCTTCCACTTTGACTAGCATTCCAACATCAAGATAAACTTGTTGGTCTTCCTTAAGGTTCATGGTTCTTATCAGATTCCCATCAAAATAGATCTCAGCTACATGAGAGGAGGTTCCCCTTGGGAACAAAAGAATCACAATCACTGCTAACAGTGACACAACAAGCGCGAAGTCGTATTTTGTGAATAACTTCATCGCTCCTGATAAACTTCAAAACCCGGTGACTTAAAAGTACTCATATCTTCCATTACGAGAAGAACGAGTGCTCCAAATCTCGGCAAGAATGTTACTCCCGGCTCCATACCAATCACAAAGGCGGCAGTTGCATATGCATCTGCAAGCATGGCGCTTCTGCCAATAACGGTTGCGCTAATAACTCCGTTGCGGGATGGGTATCCAGTCTCTGGATCGAGAATGTGGTGGTAACGTACGTTGTCTTCCACAAAAAATCTTTCATAGTCCCCAGAAGTAGCAACTGCACCATCATATAGATAGATATACTCGATAACGTCTTGGACACTCTCCCCTCTCGGATCTCTCACACCGATTATCCACGGCCTGCTTCCGTACTTCGGACCGATTACCCCAATGTCTCCGCCAGCATCAATGAAGCCAGTCGCTCCCTCGTCGAGCGCTTTGATCTTCGCAATAGCCATATCTACTGCGTATCCCTTTGCAATCGCTCCAAGATCCATCATTGCACCGTCCGACAGCGAGACATATCCTGTCTTCTCATCGAACGTGATCCTGGAGAATCCGGTGGAACGTAGAGCGGCTTCGATTTCATCTTCTGAAGGAATTCTTCTCAACGAAGACTCATCGTCAAAACCCCACAGTCTGGTTAGCGAATAAAGTGTAGGATCGAATGCACCGGATGTGTTTCTCGAGATCTCAAGAGCGGACTTAATAAGGAAACTTGTTTCTTTGTCGATGTCATGAAGCTCTCCACTTCTGTTTAGCTCGGCAATTATGCCATTGGTTCGGCTACCGAATTTTTCGTCAATTCGCTTGATCTCGCTTAAGGCGGCTTCTGCCAGAGCAACAGGAGACATTTTCGAGGATGAAACTCTTATGGTAACATAAGTCCCAAGAAGGTATTCGGTTCTGTCGTAGTACTCAACAGGTTTCTGTCGAAAGAAAACGAAAATCAGCAGAACCATCGCAGAGATAAAAAGCAACGCATAGGCTACAGTACGGCTTCTCAGGAGACTACTGGAATCTCTTCCTGGCACTTATTGCACCTTCCTTTTTCATCTATGCCGATTACTGAACTTCGCATTCCCTTCCTCTCAATCAGAAGATTTCCACAGTGAGGGCATGACGTATCGGAGAGACCGGGAAGACTAATGTTCCCAACATAGACATATCTCAAGTATTCTTTTGCAACATCTGCAAGCCTTACCAGCGACTCTGGAGAAGTGGGCGGGATCTCACTCCTGTAGTTAGGATAATATCTGTTTATGTGAAGGGGAATGTCTTTCGAAAGCTCTGAAATCCATTTTGCCTCTTCTCTCATTTCTTCAGTGGAATCATTCTTACCAGGAATTATTAATGTTGTCAATTCCAAATGCGTTCCTACCTTTTTTGCCGTCTCTATTGATCTTAGAACATTTCTCTTCTCTGTGCCAATTTCATTGATGTAGAAGTCATCGTTCCAACCCTTTAAATCGATATTCATTGCTCTAACCGACTGTGAAAGGAGATCCATTGGCTCCTCTTCAATCACACCGTTTGTAACAAGCACACTGTAAATTCCTTCCTTTGCCGCCGCTCTCGAGGTGTCAAGAATGAACTCGAAAGAGACTATTGGTTCATTATACGTGAATGCGATGCCCCTAGACTCCCTTTCAAGGGCTATCTGAATCAGCTGCTGAGGCATCACACGCTTCACTGTTTTCGGTCTCTCTTTGGAGATTTCCCAGTTCTGACAGAAATTGCACTTAAGATTGCACCCCCACGAACCTACCGACAGTATTGTCTCTCCCGGATAGAAATGGTACAGAGGTTTCTTCTCGATTGGATCTATTGCTATCGAAGTAAGCTGACCGTAATTCAGCGAATACAACATTCCGTCAACGTTCTTCCTTACACCACAGAAGCCAACCTGATTTGGCTTAATCACACAACGCATAGGACAGAGTAGGCACTGAAGAGCGTCTTCTTCACCATATTCGTCAAAATACACGGCCGATTTCAAAACAACCACCTCTTATCGTTGTCAGTAATACCTTTCAACCGCGAACCTGAATATCCTGTAGTCCTCGGATTCCCTGATGCCTGCTTTACGTAATGCTATTCTCAACTGTTGCTGAACAGTTTCGACGCCTTCCAGATCGGGTAGAAGGACACCCTTTCTGTTTCCAAGGGTGACAATAACCCCAAACATCTTTGGATTCAGTTCTGCGACAGTTGTCTCTTCAGGTAGTCCCAGAATGTCCACCGTTATATCCAGACAAGGCAATTCGCCCACGCTAATTGGTGAGAACCGAGGATCTCTAGTCGATGCTGAAATCGCATTGTTTATTATCTCAAGAGCCACGTTTTCTTCGGTGGGATATATCGTTCCTATGCACCCTCTAAGCGAGCCGTCACGAGTATGGATTGATACGAAACATCCGGCCCTTCTGGCAGTCAATTCCTCAGAAACCCATTCGGGCACAGGAATTACTGAACGCTGCTGCAAATATTCCTCCAGCGCATATTTTGCAACTCTTACAGGCTCGGAATTTGGCAACACTGTCCCTCAGTCGAAGAAGATCTGAGACAACTTGTAGTATTCAAAAGGCACAAGCTTCTTCGTGGCTATTCCATACTCAAGAGGTATAGAGATAATGTCATTGCCCCTAAGTGCAACCATTCTTCCAAAATCACCTTTCATAACAAGCTCCATTGCATGTACTCCATATCTAGTTCCGAGAATTCGGTCGAAAGCAGTTGGAGTACCTCCTCTCAGAAGATGTCCAAGAACTACTGATCTTGTGTCGTAACCGGTCCTCTCAGAAATGATGTTTGCCATATAATGGGCGATTCCTCCCAGTTTGATATGCCCGAAAGCATCGATCTTACTTTCATCGCCCACAACGTTCTCAAGTTCTGTTGGTTTGAACCCTTCGGCAACAGCAACAATCATATAACCATAGCGATCCATCCTGTTCTTCACATAGTCAAGGATTTCATCTATTGTCATCGGGTATTCGGGAATAAGTATAAGATGAGCCCCAGCAGCCATTCCTGCTTCTAGAGTAACCCATCCTGCTTCGCGCCCCATTAGCTCCACGATGATTATCCTTCCGTGAGACTTCGCGGTTGAATGCAGCCTGTCAATAGCATCTGCTCCAACATTAACAGCCGTCTGATACCCGAAAGTATAATCTGTATTTGCAACGTCGTTGTCAATTGTTTTTGGAACCCCAATCGTTTTGTATCCCATAGAGGAAAGCTTTGCGGCGACACTTAACGTATCGTCTCCACCGATGCCGATAATTACGTCCAGTCCCAACTTCTTAATGTTTTCCTCCATCTTGGTTCTCATATCTTCCGACTTAAAGGGGTTTGTCCTGGATGTTCCGAGAATAGTACCGCCAAGGATGTGAATTCCTTCAACATCGTTATCGGTAAGCTTCATGCTTTCTCCATTGACCAGCCCTTTCCAACCGTGCATCAAGCCGATTATTTCTACGCTTTCTGGAGCAGATTTGACAATTCCTCTAATAACCGCATTCAACCCTGGGCAGTCCCCGCCGCCAGTCAGTATCCCAATTCGCATTACTAACCTCCTGTAAGTTCTAATAATGCTGACGCATAGACTGTATAATTATAACATGAAGTGACGCAATCTTGTCTGACGACAGAGAGGGAAGAGGCTTATGAAGCTAAGTTTGAAAACATTGAGAGAACATGTGACATCTCCGGAATACTCACCAACTACGTTGAGAGGTCTTGCTGCCAAGCTAGAGCTAAGCGATAATGAAAGCAGGGCATTGCTCAAGAAATATCTTCAGCAATTGGTTGATTCATCGGTAATCGTTAAGGATTCCAAGGGAAGATACATCTCTCCTGGTGAGAAAACGGTGGTAGGGACAGTAGAGTTTGCTAGAAGGAACATGGGAGCCTTTATAACTATTGAAGACGGAGAAGATATCTTCATACCGTCGGAGGATACCGGCTTCTCAATTCATGGAGACACTGTCTTCGTAGAGATAACCGGCAGATTCAGAGAGATAAGAAAAGGAAGGATAGTCAAAGTCATAAAACGGAATAAGGAAAAGGTAGTAGGTACCTTCAAGACAAGGGGAATAATGGCCTTCGTAGTAGCCGATGACATCCGAATAAAGAACGACTTCTACATTCCACCAGAAGGATTCAACGGAGCAAAACCAGACGACAAAGTTCTTGTGAGGATTACCAAATATCCGTCACCGGGGAGAAATCCCGAAGGAGTAGTAGAGCGAGTTCTCGGAGATGCGCTAAGTCCAGAGGTAGACCTCTTAACGGTCATATACAAGCAGGGTCTGCCGGAGCCCGGATATTTTCCCGAAGAAGTTAAGACTCAGGCCGCTAAGATGTCAAGGAAGATTAGCTCGAGAGAGATAAAAGAAAGAGAGGATCTCCGGAGTGAACTGGTATTCACAATCGATGGCGATGATGCGATGGACTTCGACGACGCGATTTCTCTTAGAAGGAATTCCGAAGGGAATTATATGTTAGGAATTCACATAGCCGATGTCTCATACTATGTTCGCGAAGGGACGCAGATCGATTCCGAAGCCTATTCAAGAGGAACGTCTGTGTATTTGCTTGATACGGTTATTCCGATGCTCCCATTTGAGTTGTCAAACGATATTTGTTCGCTGAGACCAGAAGAAGACAGGTTGACTCTTTCTCTTTTGATTGAAATAGATCAGAGAGGACGGGTGATTGCCTCCGAGATTAAGAATTCCGTGATCAATTCAAGGAGAAGACTTACTTACTCGGAGGTAAATGGATTTCTTAATGGAGAAGCCTCTGCCGAAACGATGGAAAAGCTTAGGCCTGTTGCCGAGTCTTTGAGATTATCACATGAGTTGGCTCAGAAAATCAGAGATCTCAGAAAGAAGCGGGGCTCGGTCATGGACATTTCTTCGAGAGAAGTCAAGATCATTTTTGATGAAGAAGGCAGAGTAGCAGATATCCTGCCTCAGACCCGCGGGATTTCTGAGTGGATTATTGAAGAGTTTATGATACTGGCCAACGAGACAGTGGCCGAGATTTTCAACAGTAGAGGATTACCATTTGTTTACAGGATTCATGAAGAGCCTGATCCTGAGTCGATGATGCAATTGAAGAACTATCTCGAAGCTCTTGGCATGAAGGTAAAAATCCCTAGAAATGTTCATCCTAAAGCTCTTCAACAGATACTTG
This region includes:
- the deoC gene encoding deoxyribose-phosphate aldolase, which codes for MIKESVRNEIRRYKEEYSPVVRELPDKLNVSRFIDHTLLKADATPEMVRKLCEEAMRYEFWSVCVNSGYIPLATKLLAESDVKKTVVVGFPLGQMSSEAKVFEASWASDNGADEFDMVINVGLLKAGEYETVFDDIVKVVESAHGKPVKVILETCLLTVEEKIAGCVISREAGSAFVKTSTGFSSGGATIEDVSLMKFVVGDKCRVKASGGVKSREDALKMIVAGANRIGTSSGIKIVTGESNDNWGGY
- a CDS encoding HDIG domain-containing metalloprotein, giving the protein MISREEAMLLIRNNIHSKNLIKHVLATEAVMKALAEKLEQDRDVWAMAGLLHDLDYEFTKDNFNEHGNKSVQMLEGKDLPNEVKDAILAHCDKKERESLIEKAIYAADPVTGFIVAAVLIRKGTQLVDIDVEFLLNRFKEKSFAKGASREQMASCSEFGISLPEFLSLSLRAMQGISNDLEL
- a CDS encoding Maf family protein produces the protein MARLILGSSSPRRKELFRLLRIPFEIVPPEGVEENLSERYSEAELSELSHRKAQNVYLRRPDSIVVGADTVVVLDGFVLGKPSSVDEAFRMLSSLTGKTHSVYTSLSVVSEKIAFEFIEETEVTFREVPERVLREYAESGISLDKAGAYGIQDYGALFVKCISGDFYNVMGLPVGRLWQELHSRGVE
- a CDS encoding Gx transporter family protein gives rise to the protein MEARRVTTLSMLIAIGSVLYLLETLIPFPLPVPGGRWGFSNLVLLLALSGMPFKDVIAISIGKTFIGSLLTGRLATPGFLMGISGASTSASVMWLLSKTEKFGLIGISLVGASVNNFTQLLVASTIVVKSFEIVFLYPYMLLLGSISAVINAYIAFEVIRRIGDTLWQD
- a CDS encoding NusG domain II-containing protein, whose protein sequence is MKLFTKYDFALVVSLLAVIVILLFPRGTSSHVAEIYFDGNLIRTMNLKEDQQVYLDVGMLVKVEGGRISVVDSDCPEKLCVSQGAIDKPNIPIVCVPNKIIIRIPSGISDIDVITQ
- a CDS encoding FAD:protein FMN transferase, which produces MPGRDSSSLLRSRTVAYALLFISAMVLLIFVFFRQKPVEYYDRTEYLLGTYVTIRVSSSKMSPVALAEAALSEIKRIDEKFGSRTNGIIAELNRSGELHDIDKETSFLIKSALEISRNTSGAFDPTLYSLTRLWGFDDESSLRRIPSEDEIEAALRSTGFSRITFDEKTGYVSLSDGAMMDLGAIAKGYAVDMAIAKIKALDEGATGFIDAGGDIGVIGPKYGSRPWIIGVRDPRGESVQDVIEYIYLYDGAVATSGDYERFFVEDNVRYHHILDPETGYPSRNGVISATVIGRSAMLADAYATAAFVIGMEPGVTFLPRFGALVLLVMEDMSTFKSPGFEVYQER
- the amrS gene encoding AmmeMemoRadiSam system radical SAM enzyme, producing the protein MKSAVYFDEYGEEDALQCLLCPMRCVIKPNQVGFCGVRKNVDGMLYSLNYGQLTSIAIDPIEKKPLYHFYPGETILSVGSWGCNLKCNFCQNWEISKERPKTVKRVMPQQLIQIALERESRGIAFTYNEPIVSFEFILDTSRAAAKEGIYSVLVTNGVIEEEPMDLLSQSVRAMNIDLKGWNDDFYINEIGTEKRNVLRSIETAKKVGTHLELTTLIIPGKNDSTEEMREEAKWISELSKDIPLHINRYYPNYRSEIPPTSPESLVRLADVAKEYLRYVYVGNISLPGLSDTSCPHCGNLLIERKGMRSSVIGIDEKGRCNKCQEEIPVVS
- the amrA gene encoding AmmeMemoRadiSam system protein A; translated protein: MPNSEPVRVAKYALEEYLQQRSVIPVPEWVSEELTARRAGCFVSIHTRDGSLRGCIGTIYPTEENVALEIINNAISASTRDPRFSPISVGELPCLDITVDILGLPEETTVAELNPKMFGVIVTLGNRKGVLLPDLEGVETVQQQLRIALRKAGIRESEDYRIFRFAVERYY
- a CDS encoding ATP-dependent 6-phosphofructokinase, whose translation is MRIGILTGGGDCPGLNAVIRGIVKSAPESVEIIGLMHGWKGLVNGESMKLTDNDVEGIHILGGTILGTSRTNPFKSEDMRTKMEENIKKLGLDVIIGIGGDDTLSVAAKLSSMGYKTIGVPKTIDNDVANTDYTFGYQTAVNVGADAIDRLHSTAKSHGRIIIVELMGREAGWVTLEAGMAAGAHLILIPEYPMTIDEILDYVKNRMDRYGYMIVAVAEGFKPTELENVVGDESKIDAFGHIKLGGIAHYMANIISERTGYDTRSVVLGHLLRGGTPTAFDRILGTRYGVHAMELVMKGDFGRMVALRGNDIISIPLEYGIATKKLVPFEYYKLSQIFFD
- the rnr gene encoding ribonuclease R, which gives rise to MKLSLKTLREHVTSPEYSPTTLRGLAAKLELSDNESRALLKKYLQQLVDSSVIVKDSKGRYISPGEKTVVGTVEFARRNMGAFITIEDGEDIFIPSEDTGFSIHGDTVFVEITGRFREIRKGRIVKVIKRNKEKVVGTFKTRGIMAFVVADDIRIKNDFYIPPEGFNGAKPDDKVLVRITKYPSPGRNPEGVVERVLGDALSPEVDLLTVIYKQGLPEPGYFPEEVKTQAAKMSRKISSREIKEREDLRSELVFTIDGDDAMDFDDAISLRRNSEGNYMLGIHIADVSYYVREGTQIDSEAYSRGTSVYLLDTVIPMLPFELSNDICSLRPEEDRLTLSLLIEIDQRGRVIASEIKNSVINSRRRLTYSEVNGFLNGEASAETMEKLRPVAESLRLSHELAQKIRDLRKKRGSVMDISSREVKIIFDEEGRVADILPQTRGISEWIIEEFMILANETVAEIFNSRGLPFVYRIHEEPDPESMMQLKNYLEALGMKVKIPRNVHPKALQQILEKTKDHPLHTSIERVLVRGMKRAVYSSRNIGHFGLASEAYTHFTSPIRRYPDLIVHRLLKKLVNNSGRDLIEESKDLEEVLPKIASWASKRERVANEAEWDLLDMKKVEYIANRIGDTFDGVITGVTKFGIFVELTEKMISGLIHISTLDDYYDFIENQNILVGRKSKRIFRIGDQLRVQVVRADKTTMEIDFSIAKEKESRNNKKKTVSSNKSRTKEHNGKKRKN